Sequence from the Longimicrobiaceae bacterium genome:
GCTGCCGGACGTGGCCGGCACACTGTGGCTGGACCGGCAGACGGCGGAGCTGCGGCGGATGGAGTACGGCTACACCAACGCGCCGCTCCGCACGGCCGACGAGGCGGGCGGGGAGATGGATTTCCGCCGGCTGCCCAACGGGAGCTGGATCGTGAGCCGCTGGCGCATCCGCATGCCGCTGGTGACCGCCGCCGCGCCCGACGCGAAGCGCGCCGGAAGCTCGCCGCTGGACGTGGCCCGCGCTCCCGCGTACCGGCTGCTGGCGTACGCCGAGCAGGGCGGCGAGGTCACCGCCATCTACACCCGCAACGGCGCGCCCGTCTCCGTGACGGCGGGGGCGCAGCTCGCGGGCGTGGTCTTCGACAGCACGCTCGCGCTGCCCGTGCGCGGCGCCCGCGTGCGGCTGGAAGGAACGCAGTACACGGTGGATGCGGACTCTGCCGGCCGCTACGCCTTCCGCGACCTGCCGGACGGCGCGTATTCGGTGAGCTTCGCCAGCGCGCGGCTGGACTCGCTGCACTTCGCACCCGCACCCGTGCGCGTCTCGCTCACGCGCGGCGCGACGACGCGGCAGGACCTGGCGGTGCCGGGGATGCGGAGCGTGCTCGCCGCCGGCTGTGGCGACAGCGCATCCGCCGGAGGGATGCTCGTCGGCGTGGTTCGCGCGGACTCCGGCGGCGCTCCCGTCGTGGGTGCGCGCGTGACGGCGTCGTGGCAAGCGTCCGGCGGCGTGCCCACGGGCGAGCGGACCGCGTTGGCGGACTATCGCGGCGTCTACCGCATCTGCGGGGCGCCCGCGGACGTGCCCGTGGCGGTGCGGCTGGCGAGCGGCGGCACCGGCATCTCCGTCTCGGACCTGCGCCTCTCCGCCGGAAGCCCCATGCTGCGCGACTTCATCGTCCCCAGCCCGCTGATGGCGTCCGCGGTGCTCTCGAGCGCGACATCCACCGCATCCCCCATCCATGTCCGCGTATTGGGAGCGGACGGGCAGCCGGTCGCCGGCGCTACCGTGCGACTGGGCTCCGCGCTCGCGCCGCAGACGACGGACGCGCGCGGCGGGGCGACCTTCCCGCGAGTGGCGGCGGGCACGTATGCCGTGACGGTCGCGCACCCGCGCCTGGGAACGCGCACCGTGGCCGCCGTGCTGGGCGGCGACGGGCCGGAGATGGAGCTGCGGATGGGCGGCGCCGAGTCGTCGCTCGTCGCCGTCGTCCGCAGCCCGGTGCGGCTGGCCGCCATCCGCGCCACGGCGGCACGCGGCGGCCTGCAGCGGGTGGGCTACGAGGACCGGAAGAAGCAGGGCATCGGCTTCTTCATGGACGGCGACGCGCTGGAGCGGCACCACGGCGCGCCGCTCAGCACGGCCATGCGCGGGGTGCCCGGCGTGCGCGTGGTGCTGTGGAACCCGCCGTCGCTGCGCAACGTGAGCTTTCCGCCGGAGCACCGCATCCTCCCCAGCCGCGGCGCGTCGTTGGGCGTGCCGCTGGGCACCGGCGCGCAGCGCGACACCGCCGACCACCGCCACACCTCGGAGAGCGGGGCGGCGGAGGACATTCGGGGAGCGCAGTGCTTCCTGGCCGTGTTCCTGGACGGGGTGATGATCCAGGACGGCTCCCAGCGCGTGGGGCAGGACATCGACGCCAACATCCTGGACGACATCGCCGCCATCGAAGTGTACAGCGGCGCCAGCCGCGTCCCCCCGCAGTACCGCCTGTCGATGAACGGCTGCGGCGCGGTGCTGCTCTGGACCAAGGTGGACGACGCGCGGAACGACCGGACGGCGGCGAGGTAACGGCGAGGCCCCCTCCCCCAGCCCCTCCCCAAAACTGCCTGGGGGAGGGGAGCCAAATCACGGTGGAGGCGGGTTTTGCGCGTCTCGTGAGGGAATCCGGCCGCCGCGACTTGGCCCCGGACACTAGCTAAACCACACGCCTGCAAGCAGTTCTCCCCTCTCCCGCTTGCGGGGGAGGGGCCGGGGGAGGGGGCACCCTCCCCGCCGCGACGCCTCATCCGAAGCACGAACGATCCCGCCCGTCCAGCCCATTGCAGTCCCTGGAGATGTCCGCATGACGACCCGCCCCTACGTGCTCTGCATCGCCCTGCTCCTCGCTTCGCCCGCAGTGCTGCGCGCGCAGGTGGTGCGGGGCACGTTCGTGGACCACGACACGGGCGAGCCCATCCGCGGCGCGCACGTCACGCTCCGCGCGCCGGACGGTACGGCGGCGGCGTCCACCAACACCGACGCGGGCGGCGCATTCGAGGTGAAGGCGCCCGCGGCCGGCACGTACACGCTGCGCGGCGACCGCATCGGCTTCGCGCCCACGCTCTCCCCCGCCCTGTCGCTCTCGCCCGGCGAGACGGCCACGTTCCGCCTGGTGGGCAGCTCGCAGCGCGTGATGCTGGCCGCCATCACCGTGCAGGCCGGCGCCCGCTGCGAGACGCGCCCGGCCGAGGGGCGGCAGACGGCGACGCTGTGGGAGGAGGCGCGCAAGGCGCTGCTGAACGCGAAGGCCACCGCCCAGGCGCGGCTCTACCAGTACACGGCGCAGCGGGTGGACCGCAGGCTGGACCCGCGCACCGGCGCCGTGGTCTCCGCGAAGGTGGACACTACGCGGGGGATGAGCGGCAACCCGTACGTGAGCGTGCCGGGCGCGCGGCTCGCCGAGGAAGGCTACGTGGTCACCGACGGCGACACGCTGGACTTCCGCGCGCCCGACGCGGGCGCGCTGCTGTCTGACGAGTTTCTGGACCAGCACTGCTTCCGCGTCAAGGCGCCGCCCGCGGGCCAGGAGGCGCTCATCGGCCTGGCGTTCGAGCCGGTGCGCGACCGCAGGCTGCCGGACGTGCAGGGCACGCTGTGGATCGACCGGCAGACGGCGGAGCTGCGGAGGATGGAGTACGCGTACGCCAACGCGCCGCTGCGCACGGCCGACGAGGCGGGCGGGGAGATGGACTTCCGCCGGCTGCCCAGCGGGAGCTGGATCGTGAGCCGCTGGCGCATCCGCATGCCGCTCGTGACCCCCGCGCCGCCGGACGCCAAGCGCGCCGGGAGCACGCCGCTGGACGTGGCGCGCCTGCCGGCGTACCGGCTCATCGGCTACCAGGAGCAGGGCGGCGAGCTGACGGCCATCTACACCCGCGGCGGCGCGCCCGTCTCCGTCACGGCCGGCGCCCAGCTTGCCGGCGTCGTCTTCGACAGCACGCGCTCCGTGCCTCTCCGCGGCGCGAAGGTGCGCATCGACGGAACGCAGTACACGGCAGATGCGGACTCCGCCGGGCGCTTCACCTTCCGCGACCTGCCGGACGGCACGTTCAACGTCACCTTCTCCGGCCCGCGGCTGGACTCGCTCGGCTACGCGCCCCAGCCGGTGCGCGTGTCGCTGGCGCGGGGCGCGACCACGCGGCAGGACCTGGCGGTGCCCGGCATGGCGCGCGTCCTGGCCGCTGGCTGCGGCGACAGCGTGAACGTCGGCGCGGTCCTCGCCGGAAGCGTCCGCGCGGACTCCACCGGCGAGCCCGTCGTGGGCGCGCACGTCACCGCGGCGTGGGAGGCAGCGGGCGGCACGCCGGCCGGCGAGCGGATGGCCATCTCCGACTTCCGCGGCGTCTACCGGCTGTGCGGCGCGCCGTCCGGCGTCCCGGTCACCGTCCGCCTGGCGACGCAGGGGACCACGATGTCCGTCTCTGCCCTGCGGCTGGCGGCGGACCGGCCGTCGCTCCAGGACTTCCTCGTCCCCCGTCCGCTCCTCGCATCCGCCGCGCAGGCTCCCGCCCCGGCCGCGGGCATCCCGCTCCACGTCCGCGTGACCGCGGCGGAGACGGGGCAGCCGCTCTCCGGCGCGACGGTGCGGCTGGGCTCCGCGCTGGCGCCGCAGACGACGGATGCGCGGGGCGGGGCGACGTTCCCGCGCGTGGCCGCGGGCACGTATCTCGTCACGGTGGCGGACCCGCAGCTGGGCACGCGCACGGTGCCGGCGGTGATCGGCGCCGATGGGCCGGAGCTGGAGCTTCGCGTGCCGGCGGGCGGGGGCGCGTCGCTGCTGGCGGTGGTTCGCAGCCCCGTGCGCCTGGCCGCGCTGACCGCCCGCGCCGCCGTGCGGGGCACGCTGGCGCAGGTGGGCTTCGAGCAGCGCAAGCGGCTGGGCATCGGCAGCTTCATCTCGGGCGCGGACCTGGAGAGGCACGGCAACGCGCCGCTCAGCAGCATCTTCCGCTACATCCCCGGCGTGCGCGTGGTCGACTACTATCCGCCGTCGACGCTGCGGCGAGGCAGGCCCATGCTGGAGCACCGCATCCAGCCCACGCGCGGCGGCGGCGACGCGGCCGGCAACCCCGGCTGCTTCATGTCGGTGTTCATGGACGGCGTCCTCATCCTCGACGGTTCACCCGAAGAGGGGCACGACGTGGACGCCAACCTGCTCGCGAACATCAAGGCCGTCGAGGTCTACCGCAGCATGTCCGAGATCCCCACCCAGTTCCGCGGCACCCGCTCGCTCTGCGGCGTCGTCGTCCTCTGGACCAAGACCGGCGAAGACGACCGCGCCGCCGCCTCGGCCTCGCACTGACCGGGCGGGTGGTCGTTCCGGGAGAGGGACGTCGGATGCGCATCGGACGTCCATCGCGCCGCCCCCCAACGGCTGGATCACGCGGAGGCGCGAAGACGCGGAGAACACACCGCTCCTCCTGCTTTTCTCCGCGTCCTCCGCGTCTCCGCGTGAGGCCCGTTTTCGGTTTGATCGACGATGCGGGGATCGCCACGCTCGCATCTCCCGCATCTATGGAAACAAGTGGAGCAGGACGCGTCAGAATGCGGCCGGGCCGGCGCATTCAGTAGATGGAAGGGCTTCCCCTGGCAACATCCACAGCCGGAGCACCGCATGACCCCTCGCATCGCCACCCTCCTCGCGCTCCTGCTCCTCCTTCCCGCCGCCGCAGCAGCGCAGACGGTCTGCGGCACCTTCGTGGACCACGCCACCGGCGAGCCCGTGGCGGGCGGCCGCGTCGTCCTCCGGGACGCCGACGGGCACGAGGCGGCGTCCGGCCACACCGACGCGTCCGGCGCGTACGAGCTTCGGGCGGGCGCGGACGGCACGTACACGCTGCGGGGCGAGCGCATCGGCTTCGCGCCCACCACGTCGCCGCCGCTGTCGCTGGCCGCGGGGCGCGTCACCGAGTACCGGCTGGTGGCGGGCACCCAGCGCGTGATGCTGGACGCCATCACCGCCCGGTCCGAGGGCTCGCGCTGCGTGGTGCGGCCCGGAGCGGGCATGCAGGCCGCCGTGCTGTGGGAAGAGGCGCGCAAGGCGCTCCAGAACGCACGGGCCACCAGCGAGACCGGCACGTACCGCTACACCGCCCAGCACTTCCGCACCGAGCTGGACGCCCACACCCGCGTGGTGCGCCACGCCGTCATCGACACCCTCACCGGGCAGCACGGCGACCCGTTCGTCACCCTGCCCGTGGCCCGCCTCGCCGCCGAGGGCTACGTGCACTCCGCCGGCGACACGCTCATCTTCTACGCGCCCGACGCGGCTGCGCTGCTCTCGCCCACCTTCCTGGACCAGCACTGCTTCCGCCTCCAGGACCCGCCCCCCGGCCGCGAGGGGCAGATCGGCCTGGCGTTCGAGCCCACCCGCGAGCGGCGGCTGCCGGACGTGCGCGGCACGCTTTGGCTGGACCGGCGCACGGCCGAGCTGCGGAAGCTGGAGTACCAGTACACGGGCGTGGGCGTCCGCCGCCCGTCGGACGAGGCGGGCGGGTCGATGGAGTTCCGCCGGCTGCCCGCGGGGACGTGGATCATCAGCCGCTGGCGCATCCGCATGCCCGTGCTAACGGCCGAGCGGCTGAAGTTCAGCGAGCGCCACACCATCGGCGGCGAGGGGCTGCGGGAGCGCACCCGCACCGAGACGGTCGCCTTCCTGGCCGAGGACGGCGGCGAGGTGACCGCGCTCTTCACCCGCTTCGGGCAGCCCGTGGCGATGGAGGGCGGAGCGCGCGCGGCCGGCGCCCGCCTCTCCGGCACCGTCTTCGACAGCACCCGCGCCGCCCCGCTCGCCGGCGCCACCGTGCGCGCGGAAGGCACGGCGTACGCCGCCAGCACCGACGCCGCCGGGCGCTACGAGATGCCGGAGCTGCCGGACGGCACGTACTCGCTCACCTTCAGCGGCCCCCGGCTGGACACGCTTCGGTACGCGCCGCTCCCGGTGCGCGTGACCGTCGCCGGCAGGACGGCGGTGCGCCAGGATCTCGCGATTCCGTCCATGCCGCGACTGCTGGCCGTGGGCTGCGGCGACAGCGCGGCGATCGGCGGGACGCTCGTCGGCCTGGTCCGCGGCGACTCCGCCGCGCCGGTGGTGGGCGCGAGCGTCACCGCCACCTGGCCCGGCGGCGAGCGCGTGGCGGAGTCCGACTACCGCGGCATCTACCGGCTGTGCGGCGGCCCCGTCGGCGTTCCCCTCGGCCTGCGGATGACGGCGCAGGGCGTGTCGATGGCGGTGGCGGACGTGCGGCTGGCGCAGGGCGCGCCGGTGCAGCAGGACTTCGCGCTTCCGCCGCGGCTGGCGGCTACGGACGGAGCGTCCGGGCGGACGGCGGGCGCCGCGGGGCTGCCGCTGCACGGGCGCGTGGTCGCCTCCGCCACGGGCCGGCCGGTCGCCGGCGCCACGGTGCGGCTGGGCTCCGCGCTCGCGCCGCGCACCACCGACGCGGCGGGCGGCTTCGTCTTCCCCCGCGTTCCAGCAGGCACGTACGCCGTAACCGTGGCGCATTCGGACTTCGGGCAGCGGACGGTGACGGCGGCCATCGGCGACGACGGGCCGGAGCTGGAGCTGCGCCTGCCCGCCCGCGGCGACGGCGGCTCGCTGGTGGCCGTGCTCCGCAGCCCCGTGCGCCTGGCCGCCGTACACGCCACCGCGCGGCGCGGCAGCCTGGAGTCCGTGGGCTTCGTCGCGCGGCAGCGCCAGGGCGCGGGCGTCTTCATCACGCCCGAGAAGGTGGACCAGTACCGGGGCTCGCCGCTCAGCAGCCTTCTGCGCACCGTGCCGGGCGTCCGCGTCATCGAGTACCAGCCCCCGCCGCGCCGCATCAAGGCGTACACGCCGCCCAAGGAGCACCGCGTTCAGCCCACGCGCGGCGGCGAGGGAATGCGGCTGGGCTGCTTCATGTCCGTGTACCTGGACGGCGTGGAGGTGCAGAGCGGGTCCCCGTACGAGGGCAACGACATCGACGCCAACATCCTCACCGGCATCAAGGCCGTGGAGGTGTACCGCGGCCTCTCCGAGATCCCGCCGGAGTACCGCGGCTCGCGCTGCGGCGTGATCCTCCTCTGGAGCCGCGACGCCGAGGACCATTCCAGGCCCGTGAACTGACGCCTTCGCCTTTTCCGGAGATGTACGAGAGACGGGCTCCCCGCCACACGCGGAGAGCCCGTCGTTCATCCGCCCCGCCGGGCGATTCGGAAGATGCGGGGCCTCCTCCGATCTCCCGATTCCATCTCGGAAGAGGGACGATGATCGAAGGGAGGCGAGGTCCGATGGGGCACGGTCGCGGCCGGCCTCGATCGGAGGAGGCACATCATCCAACGCATGCTGGCGGGAAGGGATTCGATGAGCCGGCCTCATGCGAGCGCGCCGGAAGATGCGCGGCGCCGCGCCGGATCGCATGGGCGGATTGCGAGCGGGGGGCAGAAAGGTGTTGCGTCCACGCTCTCTAACGGGCAAATTGTTGGTCCTGCCCGCCCTTTCCCGAATCCGCCGACAAGCCCCCGTGCCCAAGCGCTCCACCGTGCAGTCACGCGCCGCCGGCGTAGGCGTCGCCGTGCCGCTCCTGCCCGCCTCGCCCGCCGACGCGGACCTGGCCGCCGCGCTCGACGCGGTGCCGCTGGGCCTGGTGCTCACGCGCGCCGACGGCACCGTGCGCGCCGTGAACCGCGGCTTCCGCGAGCTGTGGCCCGGCGCCCAGGCGGCCGAAGGCGACGGCATAGAGGTGCTGCTGCGCTCGCTCTCCGGCGCCGCGGCCGACGCGGGCGGCATGCTGCGCCGCGCCACCGAGATCTTCGCGCACCCCGAGGCGGGCACCAGCGACCGCGTGCGCCTGCGCGACGGCCGCATGCTGCGCTGCGAGTCGCGCCCGCAGCTGGCCGGCGGGCGGGTGGACGGACGCGTGTGGACCTTCACCGACGTCACCGCGGACGCCGCCGGCGGCTCCGAGCCCGGTGCGGCCGAGGAGCACGGGCTGGCGCTGTGGGGCGCGCGCGCCGCCTTCTGGGAGCTGGACCTGGACACCGACGCCGTGCGCGTCTCGCCCGAGGCCGCCGCGCTGCTCGGCTCCGCCGCGCCCGCGCCCGCCGAGGCGTTCGCCGCATGGCTGGAGCGACTGGCCCCGCGCAGCTGCGAGCCCGTGCGCGGCCAGATCCGCGCCCATGCCGACGGGCGCACGCCCGCCTTCGAGTGCACGCTGCGCCTGGACGGCGAGGCCGGCACCGTGCGGTGGATCGGCCTGCGCGCCACCGCCGTCCCCCGGCCGGAAGGCGTGGCCACCCGGCTGGTGGGCACGCTCAGCGACGTGACCGCCCGGCAGTGCGAGGAAGAGCGCCTGCGCCGTGGCGGCCTGCACGACGCCATGACCGACCTCGCCAACCGCACCCTGTTCGAGGAGCGTGTGCGCCAGTCCGTGCTGCGCTGCCGGCGGAACGGGGCGCGCCTGGCGGTGCTGGCGCTGGACTTCGACCGGCTCAAGGCGGTGAACGCGGCCATGGGCCACGCCGTGGGCGACGAGGTGCTGCGCACCGTAGCCGGCCGCCTCCGGCAGGTGCTGCGGGCCAGCGACACCGCCGCGCGCATGGGCGGCGACGAGTTCATGGTGCTGCTCGAGGACGTGCAGGACGCCGGCGACGCCATGCGCGTGGCCGGCCGCATCCAGGCCGAGGTCGCCGCCCCCGTGC
This genomic interval carries:
- a CDS encoding carboxypeptidase-like regulatory domain-containing protein — encoded protein: MRTRTVLAVLPLLLASAALHAQAVRGTFVDHDTGEPVAGGHVVLRDPAGREAASANTGADGTFEIHAPAAGTYTLRGERIGFATTTSAALALGPGETVRYRLVGGAARVMLAAITVQAAGQRCETRPGDGQQTGVVWGEARKALVNAQATAQARLYQYTAERTRRELEPHTRVVQTARVDTMRGMSGNPFVTVPHERLSREGYVVTDGDSLDFRAPDAAALLSDDFLDQHCFRLVAPPAGHEGEIGLAFQPVRDRRLPDVAGTLWLDRQTAELRRMEYGYTNAPLRTADEAGGEMDFRRLPNGSWIVSRWRIRMPLVTAAAPDAKRAGSSPLDVARAPAYRLLAYAEQGGEVTAIYTRNGAPVSVTAGAQLAGVVFDSTLALPVRGARVRLEGTQYTVDADSAGRYAFRDLPDGAYSVSFASARLDSLHFAPAPVRVSLTRGATTRQDLAVPGMRSVLAAGCGDSASAGGMLVGVVRADSGGAPVVGARVTASWQASGGVPTGERTALADYRGVYRICGAPADVPVAVRLASGGTGISVSDLRLSAGSPMLRDFIVPSPLMASAVLSSATSTASPIHVRVLGADGQPVAGATVRLGSALAPQTTDARGGATFPRVAAGTYAVTVAHPRLGTRTVAAVLGGDGPEMELRMGGAESSLVAVVRSPVRLAAIRATAARGGLQRVGYEDRKKQGIGFFMDGDALERHHGAPLSTAMRGVPGVRVVLWNPPSLRNVSFPPEHRILPSRGASLGVPLGTGAQRDTADHRHTSESGAAEDIRGAQCFLAVFLDGVMIQDGSQRVGQDIDANILDDIAAIEVYSGASRVPPQYRLSMNGCGAVLLWTKVDDARNDRTAAR
- a CDS encoding carboxypeptidase regulatory-like domain-containing protein, translated to MTTRPYVLCIALLLASPAVLRAQVVRGTFVDHDTGEPIRGAHVTLRAPDGTAAASTNTDAGGAFEVKAPAAGTYTLRGDRIGFAPTLSPALSLSPGETATFRLVGSSQRVMLAAITVQAGARCETRPAEGRQTATLWEEARKALLNAKATAQARLYQYTAQRVDRRLDPRTGAVVSAKVDTTRGMSGNPYVSVPGARLAEEGYVVTDGDTLDFRAPDAGALLSDEFLDQHCFRVKAPPAGQEALIGLAFEPVRDRRLPDVQGTLWIDRQTAELRRMEYAYANAPLRTADEAGGEMDFRRLPSGSWIVSRWRIRMPLVTPAPPDAKRAGSTPLDVARLPAYRLIGYQEQGGELTAIYTRGGAPVSVTAGAQLAGVVFDSTRSVPLRGAKVRIDGTQYTADADSAGRFTFRDLPDGTFNVTFSGPRLDSLGYAPQPVRVSLARGATTRQDLAVPGMARVLAAGCGDSVNVGAVLAGSVRADSTGEPVVGAHVTAAWEAAGGTPAGERMAISDFRGVYRLCGAPSGVPVTVRLATQGTTMSVSALRLAADRPSLQDFLVPRPLLASAAQAPAPAAGIPLHVRVTAAETGQPLSGATVRLGSALAPQTTDARGGATFPRVAAGTYLVTVADPQLGTRTVPAVIGADGPELELRVPAGGGASLLAVVRSPVRLAALTARAAVRGTLAQVGFEQRKRLGIGSFISGADLERHGNAPLSSIFRYIPGVRVVDYYPPSTLRRGRPMLEHRIQPTRGGGDAAGNPGCFMSVFMDGVLILDGSPEEGHDVDANLLANIKAVEVYRSMSEIPTQFRGTRSLCGVVVLWTKTGEDDRAAASASH
- a CDS encoding carboxypeptidase regulatory-like domain-containing protein translates to MTPRIATLLALLLLLPAAAAAQTVCGTFVDHATGEPVAGGRVVLRDADGHEAASGHTDASGAYELRAGADGTYTLRGERIGFAPTTSPPLSLAAGRVTEYRLVAGTQRVMLDAITARSEGSRCVVRPGAGMQAAVLWEEARKALQNARATSETGTYRYTAQHFRTELDAHTRVVRHAVIDTLTGQHGDPFVTLPVARLAAEGYVHSAGDTLIFYAPDAAALLSPTFLDQHCFRLQDPPPGREGQIGLAFEPTRERRLPDVRGTLWLDRRTAELRKLEYQYTGVGVRRPSDEAGGSMEFRRLPAGTWIISRWRIRMPVLTAERLKFSERHTIGGEGLRERTRTETVAFLAEDGGEVTALFTRFGQPVAMEGGARAAGARLSGTVFDSTRAAPLAGATVRAEGTAYAASTDAAGRYEMPELPDGTYSLTFSGPRLDTLRYAPLPVRVTVAGRTAVRQDLAIPSMPRLLAVGCGDSAAIGGTLVGLVRGDSAAPVVGASVTATWPGGERVAESDYRGIYRLCGGPVGVPLGLRMTAQGVSMAVADVRLAQGAPVQQDFALPPRLAATDGASGRTAGAAGLPLHGRVVASATGRPVAGATVRLGSALAPRTTDAAGGFVFPRVPAGTYAVTVAHSDFGQRTVTAAIGDDGPELELRLPARGDGGSLVAVLRSPVRLAAVHATARRGSLESVGFVARQRQGAGVFITPEKVDQYRGSPLSSLLRTVPGVRVIEYQPPPRRIKAYTPPKEHRVQPTRGGEGMRLGCFMSVYLDGVEVQSGSPYEGNDIDANILTGIKAVEVYRGLSEIPPEYRGSRCGVILLWSRDAEDHSRPVN
- a CDS encoding EAL domain-containing protein encodes the protein MPKRSTVQSRAAGVGVAVPLLPASPADADLAAALDAVPLGLVLTRADGTVRAVNRGFRELWPGAQAAEGDGIEVLLRSLSGAAADAGGMLRRATEIFAHPEAGTSDRVRLRDGRMLRCESRPQLAGGRVDGRVWTFTDVTADAAGGSEPGAAEEHGLALWGARAAFWELDLDTDAVRVSPEAAALLGSAAPAPAEAFAAWLERLAPRSCEPVRGQIRAHADGRTPAFECTLRLDGEAGTVRWIGLRATAVPRPEGVATRLVGTLSDVTARQCEEERLRRGGLHDAMTDLANRTLFEERVRQSVLRCRRNGARLAVLALDFDRLKAVNAAMGHAVGDEVLRTVAGRLRQVLRASDTAARMGGDEFMVLLEDVQDAGDAMRVAGRIQAEVAAPVRVREWTVTPTFSIGIATNTPAGIEPDDLLRNAESAAYRAKRRGPGRVETFDPQMQARMATRLQLEADLRRAIEHDELALAFQPVVSLASGALAGFEALVRWEHPERGTLAPDEFIPLAEETGLIVPLGARVLRMACAQVAEWQQRFPVFPPLTVSVNVSAKQFAAPGLVDEVAAVLAETGVPPGCVNLEITESVLAQNVESVAQSLKGLRDLGVRISMDDFGTGYSSLSYLHQFPIDTLKIDRSFVSRLGPRSRAATIVGSIVALANSLGINTVAEGVETPEQREQLLKYGCVLGQGFLFARPLAPSDAAGWIYRWLIAGASAPQL